A portion of the Lolium rigidum isolate FL_2022 chromosome 1, APGP_CSIRO_Lrig_0.1, whole genome shotgun sequence genome contains these proteins:
- the LOC124661126 gene encoding putative clathrin assembly protein At5g57200, with protein sequence MGTTSMQKSWRKACGAIKDSTTVGLAKVNSSRDDLDVAVVKATSHVERPPKDRHLRFSCSDQSCIPRHGAVVVVAEIIGARSRADVSYCVQALARRLANTSNWVVALKALVVIHRALRDGSSGAFAEELLGHGRQRGQTLQMSSFKDDSSHLAWDCSAWVRTYALFLEERLECLAVLRYDVEAERLRPPAPAASERAPPKGQSRTRSLGKDDLLEQLPALQQLLFRLVGCQPEGAAFGNYLIQYALALVMKESFKIYCAVNDGIINLVDVFFDMNKLDAIKAQDIYRRTGNLPPPSFLATMEEYIREAPRTMHAVNKTIEYRQLEFVADQEEQPTPQAPCEAAFEELAVEEPLPEPVDEEPHPVAEAAVEPEPTTTTFDFLGLHEVSSAASELEESNALALAIMAPGGRSNASPSAAFDMAGSSGWELALVTAQTASSGNQLTEMKLAGGFDGLLLESLYEDAARRQQQQQATYTTDPTGDPFAASTSVAPPTDVQISMMAHQQQELFGMPLQQPQSYAAAAPCQSQANPFGDAYSAILPLPQGNPFQGSLI encoded by the exons ATGGGCACGACTTCGATGCAGAAGAGCTGGCGCAAGGCGTGCGGCGCGATCAAggactccaccaccgtcggcctcGCCAAGGTCAACAGCAGCCGCGACGATCTGGACGTGGCCGTGGTGAAGGCCACCAGCCACGTCGAGCGCCCGCCCAAGGACCGCCACCTC AGATTTTCCTGTTCTGACCAATCGTGCATTCCGCGCCACGGTGCGGTCGTCGTCGTTGCAGAGATCATCGGCGCTCGCTCCCGCGCCGACGTCTCGTACTGCGTCCAGGCCCTCGCCAGGCGCCTGGCGAACACGAGCAACTGGGTGGTGGCGCTGAAGGCGCTGGTGGTGATCCACAGGGCGCTCCGGGACGGCAGCAGCGGCGCGTTCGCGGAGGAGCTGCTGGGCCACGGGCGGCAGAGGGGCCAGACGCTGCAGATGTCGAGCTTCAAGGATGACTCCAGCCACCTGGCCTGGGACTGCTCCGCGTGGGTGCGCACCTACGCGCTCTTCCTCGAGGAGCGGCTCGAGTGCCTCGCCGTGCTGCGCTACGACGTCGAGGCGGAGCGGCTCAGgcctccggcgccggcggcgtcggAGAGGGCGCCTCCCAAG GGACAGAGCAGGACGAGAAGCCTGGGCAAAGACGATCTCCTTGAGCAGCTGCCGGCGCTTCAGCAGCTGCTCTTCCGGCTCGTCGGCTGCCAG CCTGAAGGAGCAGCGTTTGGAAACTACCTCATTCAGTATGCTCTAGCTCTG GTGATGAAGGAGAGCTTCAAGATTTACTGCGCGGTCAACGATGGGATCATCAACCTTGTGGATGTG TTCTTCGACATGAACAAACTTGATGCTATCAAAGCTCAGGACATCTACAGAAGAACCGGAAATTTG CCACCGCCATCGTTTCTTGCGACGATGGAAGAGTACATTAGAGAAGCCCCCAGAACTATGCATGCTGTAAATAAGACCATC GAATACCGGCAGCTGGAGTTCGTCGCAGACCAGGAAGAACAACCAACACCTCAGGCACCCTGCGAGGCCGCGTTCGAAGAACTTGCCGTGGAGGAACCGCTGCCGGAGCCAGTAGACGAAGAACCCCATCCTGTAGCTGAGGCTGCAGTTGAACCGGAACCTACCACGACCACTTTCGATTTTCTG GGTTTACACGAGGTGAGCTCTGCTGCCTCTGAGCTCGAGGAGAGCAATGCGCTGGCGCTAGCCATTATGGCACCAGGTGGTAGGAGCAACGCATCTCCCTCTGCTGCCTTTGACATGGCTGGATCTTCAGGCTGGGAGCTGGCGTTGGTCACGGCACAGACAGCCAGCAGCGGCAACCAATTGACAGAGATGAAGCTG GCTGGGGGTTTCGACGGCCTGCTGCTCGAAAGCCTATACGAGGACGCGGCGAGgaggcagcagcaacagcaggcgACCTACACTACAGATCCAACTGGGGACCCATTTGCCGCGTCGACAAGTGTCGCGCCACCGACTGATGTTCAGATATCCATGATGGCACATCAGCAGCAAGAGCTGTTTGGGATGCCATTGCAGCAGCCTCAGTCGTATGCTGCTGCCGCACCTTGTCAGTCTCAGGCCAATCCTTTCGGTGACGCCTACTCTGCTATATTGCCCCTGCCCCAGGGCAACCCCTTCCAGGGCAGCTTGATCTGA